The Molothrus ater isolate BHLD 08-10-18 breed brown headed cowbird chromosome 18, BPBGC_Mater_1.1, whole genome shotgun sequence genome window below encodes:
- the HIP1R gene encoding huntingtin-interacting protein 1-related protein isoform X1, whose product MNSIKSVPARVLSRRGGHSLEAEREQFDKSQAISISKAINTQEAPVKEKHARRIILGTHHEKGAFTFWSYAIGLPLPSSAILSWKFCHVLHKVLRDGHPNVLQDCQRYRSNIRETGDLWGHLHDRYGQLVNIYTRLLLTKISFHVKHPEFPPGLEVSDEVLEKTAGTDVNNIFQLTVELFDYLDCELKLSESVFRQLNTSMAVSQMSAVQCRLAPLIQVIQDCSHLYHYSVKLMFKLHSCLPADTLQGHRDRFHEQFRSLKNFFKKASDMLYFKRLIQIPRLPESPPNFLRASALAEHVKPVVVIPEEAPEDEEPENLIEISTTSTTEPQITSDLFEQTFGPPNGVWDDRDAQIESLKKEVETLRAEMEKIKLEAQRYITQLKAQVNSLEGEVEEQRKQKQKALVDNEQLRDELERLQRAKEDSDRSQRLCAEAEKKANATEIRYTKLKEKHSELINTHAELLRKNADTAKQLTVTQQSQEEVARVKEQLAFQVEQVKREAEMKLEDQSVQMEQLRQELDARRDELEQVQRSLSHAKQAGVELSAQLDALHAEKEVLRRSVSEKECELLSTRGLVQEKELQLSQEADKATREIRELQGRLLEKSNQEQSLQQKLLDEQFGILQETVREAQAILTDALAKLDDPLHLRCTSSPDYLLSRAQAALESTDALEKGHAQYVASMADAAGLVGALALFAHLAGDTIVNGSATAHLAPTDHADRLTETCRECGQRSLEYLEQLKDRQRLGSAQLGHVQGALRGVLQLAQELRPKSLDIKQEELGDMVEKEMASTSEAIEDAVRRIEEMMSQARNESSGVKLEVNERILNSCTDLMKAIRLLVTTSTNLQKEIVESGRGAATTQEFYAKNSRWTEGLISASKAVGWGATQLVESADRVVLHTGKYEELIVCSHEIAASTAQLVAASKVKAEKSSRNLARLQECSRNVNEMAANVVASTKSGQEQIEEKDTMDFSGMSLIKLKKEEMETQVKVLELEKRLEGERVRLGELRKQHYGLAGGCEDAPEDGEARPAPAPRRGILKKPPIAQKPGLGEP is encoded by the exons GCCATCAGCATCAGCAAAGCCATAAACACACAGGAAGCACCAGTGAAGGAGAAACATGCCCGCC GGATCATCCTGGGGACCCACCACGAGAAGGGAGCCTTCACCTTCTGGTCCTACGCCATcgggctgcccctgcccagcagtgccatccTCAGCTGGAAGTTCTGCCACGTCCTGCACAAGGTCCTGCGTGACGGCCACCCCAAC GTTCTCCAGGACTGCCAGAGGTACCGCAGCAACATCCGAGAGACGGGGGACCTGTGG GGCCATTTGCACGACAGGTACGGGCAGCTGGTGAACATCTACACACGGCTCCTGCTCACCAAGATCTCCTTCCACGTCAAG CACCCCGAGTTCCCCCCAGGCCTCGAAGTGTCGGATGAGGTGCTGGAAAAGACTGCAGGGACAGATGTGAACAACAT CTTCCAGCTGACGGTAGAGCTGTTTGACTACCTGGACTGTGAGCTGAAGCTGTCGGAGTCAG TTTTCAGGCAGCTCAACACCTCCATGGCCGTGTCGCAGATGTCGGCAGTGCAGTGCCGCCTGGCCCCCCTCATCCAGGTCAtccaggactgcagccacctctACCACTACTCTGTCAAGCTGATGTTCAAGCTGCACTCCT GTCTGCCAGCTGACACCCTGCAGGGCCACCGGGACCGCTTCCACGAGCAGTTCCGCAG ccttAAAAACTTCTTTAAGAAGGCATCTGACATGCTCTATTTCAAACGCCTCATCCAGATCCCGCGGCTGCCGGAG AGCCCCCCAAACTTCCTGCGGGCGTCCGCGCTGGCCGAGCACGTGAAGCCGGTCGTCGTCATCCCCGAGGAGGCCCCCGAGGATGAGGAGCCAGAGAACCTCATTGAGATCAGCACAACTTCCACCACAGAGCCACAG ATCACCTCGGATCTGTTTGAGCAAACCTTCGGGCCGCCCAACGGCGTTTGGGATGACAG ggatgcacagaTTGAGAGCCTGAAGAAGGAGGTGGAAACGCTCCGTGCAGAGATGGAGAAGATTAAACTGGAG gcacagcgctACATCACCCAGCTGAAGGCCCAGGTGAACAGCCTGGAGGGAGAGGTGGAGGAGCAGCgcaagcagaagcagaaggcGCTGGTGGACAACGAGCAGCTGCGGGACgagctggagaggctgcagagggcCAAGGAGGACAGTGACAGGTCACAGCGCCTCTGCGCCGAGGCCGAGA AGAAAGCCAACGCCACCGAGATCCGCTACACGAAGCTGAAGGAGAAGCACAGCGAGCTCATCAACACCCACGCCGAGCTCCTGAGGAAG AACGCTGACACTGCCAAGCAGCTGACggtgacacagcagagccaggaggaggTGGCACGTGTCAAGGAGCAGCTGGCATTTCAGGTGGAGCAGGTCAAGCGAGAGGCTGAGATGAAG ctggaggacCAGAGCGTGCagatggagcagctgaggcaggagctggacgCCCGTCGGGACGAGCTGGAGCAGGTGCAGCGCTCGCTCAGCCACGCCAAGCAG GCAGGTGTGgagctcagtgcccagctggATGCTCTGCATGCTGAGAAGGAGGTGCTGAGGCGGTCGGTGAGCGAGAAGGAGTGTGAGCTGCTGTCCACACGGGGCCTCgtgcaggagaaggagctgcagctgagccaggaggCAGACAAGGCCACCAGGGAGATCCGAGAGCTCCAGGGCAGGCTCCTGGAGAAG AGCaaccaggagcagagcctgcagcagaagctgctggatgAGCAGTTTGGAATCCTGCAGGAGACAGTGAGAGAAGCCCAGGCCATCCTCACTGATGCCTTGGCCAAGCTGGATGACCCCCTGCACCTCCGCTGCACCAGCTCCCCAG ATTACCTGCTGAGCCGGGCGCAGGCGGCGCTGGAGTCCACGGATGCCCTGGAGAAGGGGCACGCGCAGTACGTGGCCTCCATGGCAG ATGCTGCGGGGCTGGTGGGGGCTCTGGCCCTCTTTGCACACCTGGCAGGCGACACCATCGTCAACGGCAGCGCCACGGCACACCTGGCCCCCACAGACCACGCTGACC ggctgacGGAGACGTGCCGGGAGTGCGGGCAGAGGAGCCTGGAGtacctggagcagctgaaggacaggcagaggctgggcagtgcccagctggggcaCGTGCAGGGGGCACTGCGAGGggtcctgcagctggcacag GAGCTGAGACCCAAGAGCCTGGACATcaagcaggaggagctgggggacaTGGTTGAGAAGGAGATGGCCTCCACCTCAGAGGCCATTGAGGATGCTGTCAGGAGGATAGAG GAGATGATGAGCCAGGCCAGGAACGAGAGCTCTGGGGTTAAGCTGGAAGTGAACGAGCG GATTCTGAACTCCTGCACGGATCTAATGAag gcTATCAGACTTCTTGTAACAACATCTACAAACCTACAGAAGGAAATAGTGGAAAGTGGCCGG GGGGCAGCAACAACTCAGGAGTTTTATGCCAAGAACTCGCGCTGGACCGAAGGGCTGATCTCTGCCTCCAAGGCCGTGGGCTGGGGAGCCACACAGCTCGT GGAGTCTGCAGACAGGGTTGTCCTGCACACAGGGAAGTACGAGGAGCTGATTGTCTGCTCCCACGAGAtcgctgccagcacagcccagctggtggCTGCCTCCAAG GTGAAGGCtgagaagagcagcaggaacctGGCCAGGCTCCAGGAGTGCTCACGCAACGTCAACGAGATGGCAGCAAACGTGGTGGCTTCCACCAAGTCGGGGCAAGAGCAGATAGAGGAGAAAG ACACCATGGACTTCTCGGGCATGTCCCTCATCAAGCTGAAGAAGGAGGAGATGGAAACACAG GTgaaggtgctggagctggagaagcgGCTGGAGGGCGAGCGGGTGCGGCTGGGCGAGCTGAGGAAGCAGCACTACGGCCTGGCCGGGGGCTGCGAGGACGCGCCCGAGGACGGGGAGGCCCGGCCGGCGCCGGCACCGCGGCGAGGGATCCTGAAGAAACCCCCCATAGCCCAGAAACCCGGCCTGGGGGAG CCGTAG
- the HIP1R gene encoding huntingtin-interacting protein 1-related protein isoform X2, with product MNSIKSVPARVLSRRGGHSLEAEREQFDKSQAISISKAINTQEAPVKEKHARRIILGTHHEKGAFTFWSYAIGLPLPSSAILSWKFCHVLHKVLRDGHPNVLQDCQRYRSNIRETGDLWGHLHDRYGQLVNIYTRLLLTKISFHVKHPEFPPGLEVSDEVLEKTAGTDVNNIFQLTVELFDYLDCELKLSESVFRQLNTSMAVSQMSAVQCRLAPLIQVIQDCSHLYHYSVKLMFKLHSCLPADTLQGHRDRFHEQFRSLKNFFKKASDMLYFKRLIQIPRLPESPPNFLRASALAEHVKPVVVIPEEAPEDEEPENLIEISTTSTTEPQITSDLFEQTFGPPNGVWDDRDAQIESLKKEVETLRAEMEKIKLEAQRYITQLKAQVNSLEGEVEEQRKQKQKALVDNEQLRDELERLQRAKEDSDRSQRLCAEAEKKANATEIRYTKLKEKHSELINTHAELLRKNADTAKQLTVTQQSQEEVARVKEQLAFQVEQVKREAEMKLEDQSVQMEQLRQELDARRDELEQVQRSLSHAKQAGVELSAQLDALHAEKEVLRRSVSEKECELLSTRGLVQEKELQLSQEADKATREIRELQGRLLEKSNQEQSLQQKLLDEQFGILQETVREAQAILTDALAKLDDPLHLRCTSSPDYLLSRAQAALESTDALEKGHAQCCGAGGGSGPLCTPGRRHHRQRQRHGTPGPHRPR from the exons GCCATCAGCATCAGCAAAGCCATAAACACACAGGAAGCACCAGTGAAGGAGAAACATGCCCGCC GGATCATCCTGGGGACCCACCACGAGAAGGGAGCCTTCACCTTCTGGTCCTACGCCATcgggctgcccctgcccagcagtgccatccTCAGCTGGAAGTTCTGCCACGTCCTGCACAAGGTCCTGCGTGACGGCCACCCCAAC GTTCTCCAGGACTGCCAGAGGTACCGCAGCAACATCCGAGAGACGGGGGACCTGTGG GGCCATTTGCACGACAGGTACGGGCAGCTGGTGAACATCTACACACGGCTCCTGCTCACCAAGATCTCCTTCCACGTCAAG CACCCCGAGTTCCCCCCAGGCCTCGAAGTGTCGGATGAGGTGCTGGAAAAGACTGCAGGGACAGATGTGAACAACAT CTTCCAGCTGACGGTAGAGCTGTTTGACTACCTGGACTGTGAGCTGAAGCTGTCGGAGTCAG TTTTCAGGCAGCTCAACACCTCCATGGCCGTGTCGCAGATGTCGGCAGTGCAGTGCCGCCTGGCCCCCCTCATCCAGGTCAtccaggactgcagccacctctACCACTACTCTGTCAAGCTGATGTTCAAGCTGCACTCCT GTCTGCCAGCTGACACCCTGCAGGGCCACCGGGACCGCTTCCACGAGCAGTTCCGCAG ccttAAAAACTTCTTTAAGAAGGCATCTGACATGCTCTATTTCAAACGCCTCATCCAGATCCCGCGGCTGCCGGAG AGCCCCCCAAACTTCCTGCGGGCGTCCGCGCTGGCCGAGCACGTGAAGCCGGTCGTCGTCATCCCCGAGGAGGCCCCCGAGGATGAGGAGCCAGAGAACCTCATTGAGATCAGCACAACTTCCACCACAGAGCCACAG ATCACCTCGGATCTGTTTGAGCAAACCTTCGGGCCGCCCAACGGCGTTTGGGATGACAG ggatgcacagaTTGAGAGCCTGAAGAAGGAGGTGGAAACGCTCCGTGCAGAGATGGAGAAGATTAAACTGGAG gcacagcgctACATCACCCAGCTGAAGGCCCAGGTGAACAGCCTGGAGGGAGAGGTGGAGGAGCAGCgcaagcagaagcagaaggcGCTGGTGGACAACGAGCAGCTGCGGGACgagctggagaggctgcagagggcCAAGGAGGACAGTGACAGGTCACAGCGCCTCTGCGCCGAGGCCGAGA AGAAAGCCAACGCCACCGAGATCCGCTACACGAAGCTGAAGGAGAAGCACAGCGAGCTCATCAACACCCACGCCGAGCTCCTGAGGAAG AACGCTGACACTGCCAAGCAGCTGACggtgacacagcagagccaggaggaggTGGCACGTGTCAAGGAGCAGCTGGCATTTCAGGTGGAGCAGGTCAAGCGAGAGGCTGAGATGAAG ctggaggacCAGAGCGTGCagatggagcagctgaggcaggagctggacgCCCGTCGGGACGAGCTGGAGCAGGTGCAGCGCTCGCTCAGCCACGCCAAGCAG GCAGGTGTGgagctcagtgcccagctggATGCTCTGCATGCTGAGAAGGAGGTGCTGAGGCGGTCGGTGAGCGAGAAGGAGTGTGAGCTGCTGTCCACACGGGGCCTCgtgcaggagaaggagctgcagctgagccaggaggCAGACAAGGCCACCAGGGAGATCCGAGAGCTCCAGGGCAGGCTCCTGGAGAAG AGCaaccaggagcagagcctgcagcagaagctgctggatgAGCAGTTTGGAATCCTGCAGGAGACAGTGAGAGAAGCCCAGGCCATCCTCACTGATGCCTTGGCCAAGCTGGATGACCCCCTGCACCTCCGCTGCACCAGCTCCCCAG ATTACCTGCTGAGCCGGGCGCAGGCGGCGCTGGAGTCCACGGATGCCCTGGAGAAGGGGCACGCGCA ATGCTGCGGGGCTGGTGGGGGCTCTGGCCCTCTTTGCACACCTGGCAGGCGACACCATCGTCAACGGCAGCGCCACGGCACACCTGGCCCCCACAGACCACGCTGA